The sequence CGTCCCCTACCCGGAGGAGGGCGCGCTCGGCTACGTCTACCCCGCCGGCGCCGACCTGGCGCGCTTGGACGCTGCGCGCCCGTACGCTGGGGGGCCGTACGATCCGACCGTCGAGGCCGGCGCTGTCGACATCGAACGGAGCACCTGGGAGATCACCCTCGTCGGCACCCGGGACGAGGCCGTGGAGGCCGTCGACCTCCGGCCCGTCCTCGTCGAGCCCTGCCGCCCTCCGCTCACCGGGATCCGGGAGCCCAACGACTCCCAGGGCGCTTCCGAGAAGGTCATCCTCGTGACACATGTGGATCGACCGAATCCCCGGATGCTCGTCGAGGACCCGGAGAGCGAGGATGCCGGTGCCCCGTTCTTCGCCACCCACAAGATCACCTTGCCCAGGGGTGAGAAGAACGTCATCCAGGTACGAGCGCTCAGCGCCAAGCAGCACTGCCGATGGCGACTGGAATTGGATTACCTCGCCGACGGACGACGCCAGACGATGGTGATCTCGGCACCCGGCGACAAGCCGTTCGAGGTGACCGGGCGCGCGGACGACGCGGCCCACACCTGGATCTACCTCAATTCGCTGAACGGCTGTCGGGCCAAGGACGGCACCAGGACCGACCGGCTGCGCATCACCGGCGCCGAGTACGCGCAGATGGTGCGCGACGGGCGTACCTGCCCCTACTGATGCTGCCCGCGACCTCCACCGAGGTCCGGGTCACCGACACCAACGGAACGACCACCACCGTCCCGGTCGGCCCCTGACTCCATCAAGGTCGCCAACCGTGCGTGCCGGTGCATGTCGTGCCAGCCGTCGGCGTGACGCACCGACAGGCGGGCCACGCCCTCCTCCGCGAAACCGGCCCGCCCGGCCACCCGGCAGGACGCCGCGTTGCCGGTCGAATGCTCCAGCGCTAGCCGGTGAAACCCGCCCCGGCTGAAGCTCCACCGGGTCAGGGCGAGCAGCGCCTCGGTGGCGATCCCCCGGCTGCGCGCAGTGGGCACCACCCAGTACGACACCTGCGCCGACGCCTCGGTCAGCAGCACGTCGCGCAACCCCACCTGACCGACGGGCCGGTCGTCGGCGTCGACGACCGCCCAACTGGCGGCGCTCTCGTCACGCCAACGGCCGGCCCACTGCGCCGTCCACGACAGTGCCTCGTCGTCGCTGTCGAGGCGACGCACGTGCCATCGCTGGATCACCGGACAGTCGAAGGCGGCCCGAACGGCCGGGGCGTCGTCGTCACGCCACGGCCGCAGCGCCAGCCCGGGGCGTACCGGAAGGTGGGGTTGCTCCTGGGCGGCGAGGCTACCGGCGGGCAGGGCGGGTGCGACGAGCAGCGGCATCCGCCCATTATCGAGCCGACGGCCTTCGGCTGAAGGGACGTCCCGGTCAGGGGTTGATCAGTCTCCAGTCGCCTTCGGAGATGACGTCAACGGTGCCATCGACCACCTTGATGGCGGTTTTGTCGTCGATGGCGTAGGTCGGGACCGGGATCCCGGACGCCCACTTCTGGATGTCGGACAGCCCGGTGTCCTCCATGTCGGGGTGGTTGAGGTGGGGGTACAGCGTGAAATCCACAAGCCCCAGCGCCCGGTCGGCACCCTGCGCCATGTCGCTGCCGTCAGGGACGAATTGGATGTCGAATTCGGCGTCGCAGTTGTACGGGGTGACCGCGATGCTCCCGGCGCTGACCCCCACATAAACCGTGTCACTCAGCGACGGCAGGAGGTCGGCCAGGCCCGACTGGCGCAGCCAGTACGTCAGGTACAGCACATCGCCGCCCCAGACGAGGAGGGCATCGGCCTCCCGGACCGCCGGGACCCAGTTCTCTTCTCGAATGGTCGGCAGCGCGGTGAGTTCCAATATCCCCAGGGATTTCCAACCGAGCTGGGACAACGGGATCGAAGCCCGGCCGTGGACCGCCTTCCACGCCCTCTCGGCTCCGCCGGGAAAGGGGTAGACACCAGTGGGGATGAACAGGGCCGTGGACTCGGCGATCGGCTTGCCCAGCAGCTCGACGAGCGCGTCGGAGATGCTCGGGTTACAGATGCCCGACGACGTGAGAAGGAACTTCATGGAATCCGCTCTCCTGAAGCCACCGCATGACCGCGATCATGTTGCCCCTGAGAACCAGCATGCCGACGCACCATCCGGACCAGCCGCCTCTGCACGCAAATCTTGGACAGTTTCCGTTAGAACGTAACGGAAACTGTCCAAGATTTGGTGGTGCCGCTGCCCGGCGGCCTCACTCGCCGGTCGGGCCGCCGGCGAGTTCGGCGACCACGTCGAGGTGACCCAGGTGCCGGGCGTACTCCTGGACCAGGTGGAACAGGACCCGCTCCAGCGACGCCGGGTCCGCGCCGTTCCAGCGCGGGCCCGGCGCGCCGATCTCGGCCAGGTCGTGTGCCGTCACCACGGCCGTGGTGTGCGCGCCCTGCGCCCGCAGTGCTGCCACCAGATCCGCGCGGGTCTCGTCGGGGCCGACGTACCAGCGGTCGTCTCGCCGGTCGCCCCACGGCTCGGCCACGTCGCGACCCTGAAAGCCCCACTCGATCCAGCGCAGCTCCACGTGGCGCAGGTGGGTGAGCAGCTCCAGCGGGGTCCACCCGGACGGCAGCCGGCTGCGCCGCAGCTCCGGCTCGGCCAGCGCCGACACCTTGGCCACCACTGACTCCCGGAAGTAGTCCAGGTAGCGCAGGAAGACCTCGGTGCGGCTGCCGGCCGGGGTGGTGGGCTCGGGGAACGACGTCATGACCCGGTCGGCAGGTCACGGGCGCGCTGGCGCACACCCGCGCCGCCGTACGGGTAGTCGCCGACGAGCGGGGCGCTCGCCTCGTCCAGCACCCGCATCTGCTCGGCGTCGAGGACCAGGTCGGCGGCGGTCAGGTTGTCGTCGAGCTGCTCGGTGGTACGCGCGCCGAGGATCACGGAGGTGACCGGCGGTCGGGCCGCCAGCCAGGCCAACGACACCGCCGACATGGACACGTCGCGGTCCTCGGCGATCTGGCGGACCGCGTCGAGCACCCGCCAGGTGCGCTCCTCGGCGTTGCGACCCGCGTACGCCTCGACGCCGCGCTGCGGGTTCTCGCCGAGCCGCGTCGCCCCGGTGGGCGTGCTGTCGCGCTGGTACTTGCCGGTCAGCCAACCGCCGCCGAGCGGTGACCACGGCAGGATGCCGATGCCCTCGTTCTCACAGACCGGCACCAACTCGAACTCGATCTCCCGGGC comes from Micromonospora vinacea and encodes:
- a CDS encoding DinB family protein, which translates into the protein MTSFPEPTTPAGSRTEVFLRYLDYFRESVVAKVSALAEPELRRSRLPSGWTPLELLTHLRHVELRWIEWGFQGRDVAEPWGDRRDDRWYVGPDETRADLVAALRAQGAHTTAVVTAHDLAEIGAPGPRWNGADPASLERVLFHLVQEYARHLGHLDVVAELAGGPTGE
- a CDS encoding Type 1 glutamine amidotransferase-like domain-containing protein encodes the protein MKFLLTSSGICNPSISDALVELLGKPIAESTALFIPTGVYPFPGGAERAWKAVHGRASIPLSQLGWKSLGILELTALPTIREENWVPAVREADALLVWGGDVLYLTYWLRQSGLADLLPSLSDTVYVGVSAGSIAVTPYNCDAEFDIQFVPDGSDMAQGADRALGLVDFTLYPHLNHPDMEDTGLSDIQKWASGIPVPTYAIDDKTAIKVVDGTVDVISEGDWRLINP
- a CDS encoding GNAT family N-acetyltransferase; this encodes MPLLVAPALPAGSLAAQEQPHLPVRPGLALRPWRDDDAPAVRAAFDCPVIQRWHVRRLDSDDEALSWTAQWAGRWRDESAASWAVVDADDRPVGQVGLRDVLLTEASAQVSYWVVPTARSRGIATEALLALTRWSFSRGGFHRLALEHSTGNAASCRVAGRAGFAEEGVARLSVRHADGWHDMHRHARLATLMESGADRDGGGRSVGVGDPDLGGGRGQHQ